One Rosa chinensis cultivar Old Blush chromosome 5, RchiOBHm-V2, whole genome shotgun sequence genomic region harbors:
- the LOC112168097 gene encoding 40S ribosomal protein S6-like, giving the protein MVMHRLRGIRSYVFKIMGGCEKKLFPLKQRVLTPGCVLLLLHGGASCFQGHGRRNCERRRKSVHGCIVSPDLFVLNLVIVKKGDNDLPGLTNVEKPTVRVPKRASKIHKLFNLTRDDDGRKYVNT; this is encoded by the exons ATGGTGATGCACAGATTGCGAG GAATCAGGAGTTATGTGTTTAAAATTATGGGAGGCTGTGAAAAGAAATTGTTTCCTTTGAAGCAAAGAGTGTTAACCCCAGGGTGTGTTCTCCTTTTGCTCCACGGGG GAGCCTCATGCTTCCAAGGACATGGAAGGAGGAATTGTGAGCGAAGAAGGAAATCTGTTCATGGATGCATTGTTAGTCCAGACCTGTTTGTGTTGAACTTGGTCATTGTTAAGAAAGGTGACAATGACCTTCCTGGACTGACTAATGTTGAAAAGCCAACAGTGAGAGTTCCAAAGAGGGCTTCCAAGATCCACAAGCTATTTAACCTCACCAGGGACGATGATGGTAGGAAGTATGTCAACACTTAA